In Paenibacillus sp. FSL R7-0345, a single window of DNA contains:
- a CDS encoding nitroreductase family protein, with product MSIVEIIKTRRSVKQFKSDPVSEGDLLSWLEAASYAPNHRMNEPWEILMIGTETRAALKHKTDFGGAPVVLALLSKSAATPFERDENVMAVSCFAQNFLLAAHEAGAGAYWASLGALPHNRIILGVPEDYDVIGVFGIGYPAEIPPLKPRTPVTSKITTRP from the coding sequence ATGAGCATCGTAGAAATCATCAAAACCCGGAGAAGTGTGAAGCAGTTTAAGTCAGATCCTGTCAGCGAAGGAGACCTGTTATCCTGGCTGGAGGCCGCAAGCTATGCCCCGAACCACCGGATGAACGAGCCGTGGGAGATTCTGATGATCGGAACCGAAACTAGAGCGGCGCTGAAGCATAAGACTGATTTTGGCGGAGCACCGGTTGTGCTTGCTTTACTGTCTAAATCAGCAGCAACCCCGTTTGAGCGTGACGAGAATGTAATGGCGGTTTCCTGCTTTGCCCAGAATTTTCTCCTGGCTGCCCATGAAGCCGGAGCAGGCGCATATTGGGCTTCCTTAGGCGCATTGCCCCATAACCGTATTATTCTCGGTGTACCGGAGGATTATGATGTAATCGGTGTTTTCGGAATCGGCTATCCGGCAGAAATTCCGCCGCTCAAGCCAAGAACACCTGTTACCTCCAAAATCACTACCCGTCCTTAG
- a CDS encoding DUF2188 domain-containing protein codes for MADQRKRNIHTTPNPDGGWDNQRGGEKLSHHSTKEEAERAGKQEAKNAHTELKIHNKDGKISDSVSYGNDPYPPKG; via the coding sequence GTGGCAGATCAGCGCAAACGGAATATTCATACGACACCGAATCCCGACGGAGGCTGGGATAATCAGAGAGGCGGCGAGAAGCTCAGCCATCACAGTACCAAGGAGGAGGCGGAGCGGGCCGGCAAACAGGAAGCGAAGAACGCTCATACGGAGCTGAAAATCCACAATAAAGACGGTAAAATATCGGACTCGGTCAGCTACGGTAACGACCCGTATCCGCCCAAAGGATAA
- a CDS encoding amino acid permease, with protein MNKVSNSAKQEKKLKWWQLSLLGVAGTIGTGYFLGSGLAISIGGPSVLIVYLLAAAGTYVVFDALAQMTAQHPEQGSFRSYAKKAFGNWAGFGSGWVYWFSELLIMGSQLTALSIFSRFWFPAVPMWTFAAGYAVLSLTIVFFGNKGFDRVENVLAVIKVSAILMFLVLAAAFLAGWIGGAKYTPDMPNGFKGWLPAGGIGLWSAFIFAFYAYGGIEVLGIMANRLENPEEAPKAGKVMLLSLATVYVLSIGLAVIMVPLSAFNPKESPFMLALTSDRLAFVPHLFNGVLIIAGFSTMTASLYAITSMMITLAQEGDAPRMFAKKWKDKYPFLALCLIAAGLTAAIMMSLWLPDRVYEYITTAAGLMILYNWSWILLSSGRLLKPGRLSGLKRWSGLVLIVAAVAGTLFHKVSRPGFYISLLIIAVIALSDFIVQRVKRKHKASSAEEETGGQDVEIAGHHSLPGSEFRIKGIRLRKSKI; from the coding sequence ATGAATAAGGTTTCAAATAGTGCTAAACAGGAAAAGAAACTGAAATGGTGGCAGTTAAGCCTATTGGGCGTGGCCGGAACAATCGGTACAGGTTATTTTCTCGGCTCAGGACTGGCGATATCTATCGGAGGCCCGTCCGTGCTGATTGTGTACTTGCTGGCCGCTGCCGGGACTTATGTAGTCTTTGATGCACTGGCCCAAATGACCGCACAGCATCCTGAACAGGGCTCCTTCCGGTCCTACGCCAAAAAGGCATTCGGGAACTGGGCCGGGTTCGGCAGCGGGTGGGTCTACTGGTTCTCCGAGCTGCTGATTATGGGCAGCCAGCTTACGGCTCTGTCCATTTTCTCACGGTTCTGGTTCCCGGCGGTACCGATGTGGACCTTTGCAGCAGGCTATGCTGTGTTAAGTCTGACCATTGTCTTCTTTGGCAACAAGGGGTTTGACCGGGTGGAAAATGTGCTGGCTGTAATCAAGGTGTCAGCGATTCTGATGTTTCTTGTGCTGGCAGCCGCATTTCTGGCCGGCTGGATTGGCGGAGCCAAGTATACGCCTGACATGCCTAACGGCTTTAAGGGCTGGCTTCCTGCGGGAGGAATCGGCCTGTGGTCTGCTTTTATTTTTGCCTTCTATGCTTATGGCGGGATAGAAGTATTGGGCATTATGGCCAACAGGCTGGAGAATCCCGAGGAGGCACCCAAAGCCGGCAAGGTGATGCTGCTGTCGCTTGCGACGGTATATGTACTATCCATTGGTCTTGCTGTTATTATGGTGCCGCTAAGCGCCTTTAATCCTAAAGAAAGCCCGTTTATGCTGGCGCTGACCAGCGACCGGCTGGCTTTTGTTCCGCACCTGTTCAATGGCGTGCTGATCATTGCCGGTTTTTCCACAATGACCGCATCGCTGTATGCGATTACTTCGATGATGATTACCCTGGCCCAGGAAGGGGATGCTCCCCGGATGTTCGCAAAGAAATGGAAGGACAAGTATCCGTTTCTTGCGCTCTGTCTGATTGCTGCCGGTTTAACCGCGGCTATAATGATGTCGCTTTGGCTTCCTGACAGGGTATATGAATACATTACAACGGCCGCCGGGCTCATGATCCTGTATAACTGGTCATGGATCCTGCTGTCCTCCGGAAGATTGCTTAAACCCGGCAGGCTGAGCGGACTGAAACGCTGGAGCGGACTGGTTCTGATCGTAGCTGCAGTTGCCGGTACGCTGTTCCATAAGGTTAGCCGCCCGGGGTTCTACATCAGCCTGCTGATCATAGCTGTAATCGCGCTCAGTGATTTTATTGTCCAGCGGGTAAAGCGCAAGCACAAGGCTTCCTCTGCGGAGGAGGAGACAGGCGGACAGGATGTTGAAATAGCCGGACATCACAGCCTGCCGGGATCTGAATTCCGGATCAAGGGGATCCGGCTGCGCAAAAGCAAAATCTAG